A region of Streptomyces paludis DNA encodes the following proteins:
- a CDS encoding twin-arginine translocase TatA/TatE family subunit, producing MSELAVILLVIAVIVGVKKLPELTRSAGKAARILKSEKQALKEEGGGGTVPDASAKGARPGEPGGRRVVSGTIINRDEPPATS from the coding sequence ATGAGTGAGCTGGCCGTGATCCTCCTGGTCATCGCCGTGATCGTCGGGGTGAAGAAACTGCCCGAGCTGACCCGCTCGGCGGGCAAGGCCGCGCGCATCCTCAAGAGCGAGAAGCAGGCGCTCAAGGAGGAGGGCGGCGGCGGTACGGTCCCGGACGCCTCCGCCAAGGGCGCGCGCCCCGGTGAGCCGGGCGGACGCCGTGTCGTCAGCGGCACGATCATCAACCG
- a CDS encoding hemerythrin domain-containing protein: MAVSPALRAERSRMYEELLVEHTIMRRGAALVVAGFTRLADGESVDVRTLIGTTRWLVDFVGGQHTSEVRLFWPVLRDLFPAAVAELDRGAAEHEALDAELHALRRSVDALAARQLGGGPAVTLEVVSEAAMSGLPSAQRVQSLLAKHFDTEEPVLLGLIPRVPDRDVARLRGAIREAAPRTAPHLVFGLMEDPERLPGHTALMNNFPASVRWLRPVLLARYRSVKRALGVSTLEGAR; this comes from the coding sequence ATGGCTGTTTCACCCGCGCTTCGAGCCGAGCGCTCCCGGATGTACGAGGAGCTGCTGGTCGAGCACACGATCATGCGTCGCGGCGCCGCCCTGGTCGTCGCCGGATTCACGCGTCTCGCCGACGGCGAGTCCGTCGATGTCAGGACGCTGATCGGCACGACGCGCTGGCTGGTCGACTTCGTCGGTGGCCAGCACACGAGCGAGGTCCGGCTTTTCTGGCCGGTGCTGCGCGATCTCTTCCCCGCCGCGGTCGCCGAGCTGGACCGCGGTGCCGCTGAGCACGAGGCGCTCGACGCCGAGCTGCACGCGCTGCGCAGATCGGTCGACGCGCTGGCCGCCCGGCAGCTCGGCGGCGGGCCCGCCGTGACGCTGGAGGTCGTCAGTGAGGCGGCGATGTCGGGGCTGCCCTCCGCGCAGCGCGTCCAGTCCCTGCTGGCCAAGCACTTCGACACGGAGGAGCCGGTGCTGCTGGGGCTGATCCCGCGCGTCCCGGACCGCGATGTCGCGCGGCTGCGCGGCGCGATCCGGGAGGCGGCCCCGCGGACCGCTCCGCATCTCGTGTTCGGGCTGATGGAGGACCCGGAGCGGCTGCCGGGGCACACGGCCCTCATGAACAACTTCCCGGCGTCGGTGCGCTGGCTGCGCCCGGTGCTGCTGGCGCGCTACCGCTCGGTCAAGCGGGCGCTCGGGGTCTCCACGCTGGAGGGCGCTCGGTAA